The Neobacillus sp. OS1-2 genome includes a window with the following:
- a CDS encoding 5'-nucleotidase, lipoprotein e(P4) family: protein MKMSRWVIALVFLLSLSSAQVNAETKGRASVNLYDQNTMSVLWYQKSAEAKALYYQGYYIGKLRLDEILSKWPKNSLKPAIVLDIDETILDNSPHLAWFVLHGKDKPFTWREWFSRGEAMALPGAVEFLQYADSKGVAIYYISNRKEAQKEATMRNLQSVGAPQVDPNHVLLKQPGEKGKETRRMKVARTHDIVLLFGDNLSDFSGFDQLSVSGRLQAVEKTKEEFGKKLIVFPNPMYGDWEGAVYDYNYRKTDEEKAKLRKQYLEND from the coding sequence ATGAAAATGTCACGTTGGGTAATTGCTTTAGTATTTTTACTATCGCTTTCAAGTGCACAGGTGAATGCGGAAACTAAGGGAAGAGCATCAGTTAATTTGTATGATCAAAATACGATGTCGGTTCTTTGGTACCAAAAATCAGCAGAAGCAAAGGCATTATACTACCAGGGTTATTATATAGGAAAATTGAGATTGGATGAGATCCTTAGTAAATGGCCGAAAAATAGTTTAAAGCCTGCGATCGTTCTTGATATTGATGAGACAATTCTTGATAACAGCCCACATCTTGCATGGTTTGTGCTACATGGAAAAGATAAACCATTTACGTGGAGGGAATGGTTTAGCAGAGGTGAAGCTATGGCCTTACCTGGAGCAGTTGAATTTTTACAGTATGCAGATTCTAAGGGGGTTGCGATTTATTACATATCCAACCGTAAAGAGGCGCAAAAAGAGGCGACAATGAGAAATTTACAAAGTGTTGGCGCGCCCCAAGTCGACCCAAATCATGTTTTATTAAAACAGCCTGGTGAAAAAGGAAAAGAAACTCGAAGGATGAAAGTTGCAAGGACACATGATATTGTTTTACTTTTTGGTGACAACTTAAGTGACTTTAGCGGCTTCGATCAGTTATCAGTCTCCGGAAGGCTTCAAGCTGTTGAAAAAACTAAAGAAGAATTCGGTAAAAAGCTAATCGTGTTCCCTAACCCTATGTATGGGGATTGGGAAGGAGCAGTATATGATTATAATTACAGAAAAACGGATGAAGAAAAAGCGAAGTTACGAAAGCAATACTTAGAAAATGACTAA
- a CDS encoding DUF445 domain-containing protein — translation MLNQKNKSQHLATISLAVMAIGFLSTLPIRDSLWGIILQGGFEAGLVGGLADWFAVTALFRHPLGIPIPHTALLPKNRKRIVAGIISMLENDWLTKESIRKKIETINFSKRLFEIIDKEIYSKSVQKNIIILIQHLINTVNTKSIAPIIEKELKSQLNKLDSKNYLPLMIDQISERKYDEKTLDYILKEINEWAEKDSTKYKLGGLAVDAVENIKADGFMQFALKSFSNLVNEEKLGNIIQGLILKGVDSYRNPFNQNRQTLMIHIRNKLQSIKSDEKIYDELNQLKTHLITKWEPEEQIVSLLDQLKQKASDFVENPSFSEDYLLPIIINGLGHIKEDSEKVVAFETWIKQHVSSFIDKNHSRIGKLVEENLERLDDKTLINMVETNVGKDLQWIRVNGAVCGFLIGLVLVGIKAFL, via the coding sequence ATGTTAAACCAGAAAAATAAATCGCAGCATTTAGCGACTATTTCTCTTGCGGTGATGGCAATCGGATTTTTGTCAACACTCCCCATACGGGATTCGCTTTGGGGAATCATCCTACAGGGGGGGTTTGAAGCAGGTCTCGTTGGGGGGCTTGCGGATTGGTTTGCGGTAACCGCCTTATTTCGGCACCCATTGGGCATTCCCATCCCCCATACTGCATTGCTGCCAAAGAATCGGAAGAGAATTGTCGCCGGGATAATTTCAATGTTGGAAAATGATTGGCTGACGAAAGAGAGCATTCGGAAAAAAATTGAAACAATCAATTTTTCTAAAAGACTATTTGAAATCATTGATAAGGAAATCTATTCAAAATCAGTTCAAAAGAATATCATCATCCTTATCCAACATTTGATTAATACAGTCAACACAAAAAGCATTGCTCCTATAATTGAAAAGGAACTAAAATCTCAGCTAAACAAATTAGATAGTAAGAACTACCTTCCACTGATGATCGATCAGATCTCGGAAAGAAAATATGATGAAAAAACCCTTGATTATATTCTGAAAGAAATTAATGAATGGGCTGAGAAGGATAGTACGAAGTATAAGCTAGGCGGATTAGCTGTTGACGCTGTGGAAAATATTAAAGCAGATGGGTTTATGCAGTTTGCATTAAAGTCATTTAGTAATCTTGTTAACGAAGAAAAGCTCGGTAATATTATTCAAGGCCTAATTCTAAAAGGGGTGGATAGCTATCGCAATCCATTTAACCAAAATAGACAAACTTTAATGATTCATATTCGTAATAAGCTGCAATCAATAAAAAGTGATGAAAAAATTTACGATGAACTTAATCAATTAAAAACTCATTTGATTACAAAGTGGGAACCTGAAGAACAAATTGTCTCTTTACTTGATCAATTGAAGCAAAAAGCATCTGATTTTGTCGAAAATCCAAGCTTCTCGGAAGATTACCTTCTCCCCATTATCATTAATGGGCTCGGTCATATTAAAGAGGATTCAGAAAAAGTTGTCGCATTTGAAACTTGGATAAAGCAGCATGTTTCCAGTTTTATTGATAAAAATCATTCAAGAATTGGTAAGCTCGTCGAGGAGAATTTAGAAAGATTAGACGACAAAACCCTTATAAACATGGTTGAAACGAATGTCGGTAAAGACCTGCAATGGATTCGTGTCAATGGGGCTGTTTGTGGATTTTTAATTGGGCTCGTTTTAGTGGGGATTAAAGCATTCCTTTAA
- a CDS encoding AtpZ/AtpI family protein, producing the protein MRHKFTKYLGRVTENLELGFEEKWIYVHYTIGAREKTACLLKNENKSDEEYLKSFFEENKVSAEMKNEVKRFLKDEKNRNETHWNEFTTFLMKALSLNMVFGIAIALSVYCGFKLGSFLDQRFELYPTFTLIGTFLGIGVGGLTVYSMVQKYFKSPKQEKPKNENPKGMDLTNKINYPIIDVTIDDVRKAVRTFSDHLPKGVFRTILVQEDGSIDFKQLAPLLGGVPAKKFYMSKETYDLFEDSEKQIPIEMDIVQRAVDQYVKDHKEYPMLKFDPHHRVNYYQLMQDHYLKTAPETQFYITNLDGLITHIKPQKKNSSLS; encoded by the coding sequence ATGAGGCACAAGTTTACTAAATACTTGGGCAGAGTAACAGAAAATCTCGAATTAGGTTTTGAAGAAAAGTGGATTTATGTTCATTACACAATAGGAGCCCGTGAGAAAACGGCCTGTCTATTGAAGAACGAAAATAAATCCGATGAAGAGTATCTTAAAAGCTTTTTCGAAGAAAACAAGGTGTCGGCAGAAATGAAAAACGAAGTTAAGAGATTTTTAAAAGATGAAAAGAACCGCAATGAAACACATTGGAATGAGTTCACGACCTTTCTAATGAAAGCCCTTTCCTTAAACATGGTTTTTGGGATTGCTATTGCTTTATCCGTTTATTGCGGGTTTAAGCTAGGATCTTTTCTAGATCAGCGATTCGAACTATACCCCACCTTTACATTGATTGGTACATTTTTAGGAATTGGCGTTGGAGGATTAACAGTTTATTCGATGGTCCAAAAATACTTTAAATCGCCCAAACAGGAAAAACCAAAAAATGAAAATCCTAAAGGAATGGATTTGACTAATAAAATAAACTATCCAATTATTGATGTAACCATTGATGATGTAAGGAAAGCCGTTAGGACATTTTCTGATCATTTACCAAAGGGAGTATTCCGGACGATTCTTGTGCAGGAAGATGGCAGTATCGACTTTAAACAGCTTGCCCCTCTCCTTGGTGGAGTTCCTGCTAAAAAGTTTTATATGTCAAAAGAAACCTATGATCTCTTTGAAGATAGTGAAAAACAAATTCCAATTGAAATGGATATCGTGCAAAGGGCTGTTGATCAATATGTGAAGGATCACAAGGAATATCCCATGTTAAAATTTGATCCACATCATAGGGTGAATTATTACCAGCTCATGCAGGATCATTACCTTAAAACAGCTCCTGAAACACAATTTTATATTACAAACCTTGATGGTCTCATCACACATATAAAGCCACAGAAAAAGAACTCCTCTCTTAGCTAA
- a CDS encoding ATP synthase F0 subunit B produces MGDITLFGLPISLGTMIYQAIIFTILVFILKKFVLIKLVDILDKRKEHIEEQLKLTEKYKFEAKVNFEDSQDILKQAKIEAREIIKHSENQAKQLIQEAKDEAKQIKKTAKDEAFRTKTRTFPQNTQIKGA; encoded by the coding sequence ATGGGTGATATTACGTTATTTGGGCTGCCAATTTCATTGGGCACCATGATTTATCAAGCCATTATTTTTACCATTTTAGTTTTCATTTTAAAGAAATTTGTTCTAATAAAGCTTGTGGATATCCTCGATAAACGAAAAGAGCATATCGAAGAGCAATTAAAATTGACCGAAAAATACAAATTTGAAGCAAAAGTTAACTTTGAAGATAGTCAAGACATTCTAAAACAGGCTAAAATAGAGGCAAGGGAAATAATAAAGCACAGTGAAAATCAAGCAAAACAGTTGATTCAAGAGGCAAAAGATGAAGCGAAACAAATTAAAAAGACTGCAAAAGACGAGGCATTTCGAACAAAGACACGCACTTTTCCCCAAAACACTCAAATAAAGGGGGCATAA
- the atpB gene encoding F0F1 ATP synthase subunit A: MFHLTFDLSIILTTTIAAIFVFLIAYLFTRNPTIGVPRRWQNMMEWILEFVKNIMNSSMVASNNLFILSTGVALLMYLFIANLMGVPFSIITVEEHPVAWWKSPTADAHVTMTLAIMIIAYTHFIDIRLHGFKHFFVSFFKPFKVLFPINAIEQLATTLTLGLRLFGNIYAGEVMLALIANTVTHGFFIILLASVPMLIWQAFCIFIGTIQAYIFVTLTMVYIAHRLT, encoded by the coding sequence TTGTTTCATTTAACGTTTGATTTATCCATCATTTTAACCACAACCATTGCTGCAATTTTTGTTTTTCTCATTGCTTACTTATTTACAAGAAATCCTACAATAGGTGTACCAAGAAGATGGCAGAATATGATGGAGTGGATTCTGGAGTTTGTTAAGAACATCATGAATTCTTCAATGGTGGCTTCCAACAATTTATTTATATTGTCAACTGGAGTTGCACTCTTAATGTACCTATTTATTGCAAATCTGATGGGAGTTCCCTTCTCTATTATTACTGTTGAAGAACATCCCGTTGCCTGGTGGAAATCTCCTACCGCTGACGCTCATGTTACCATGACGCTTGCCATCATGATCATTGCTTATACCCATTTCATCGATATCCGCTTACATGGCTTTAAACATTTTTTTGTAAGTTTCTTCAAACCCTTTAAGGTCCTATTCCCTATCAATGCCATCGAACAACTTGCTACAACCTTAACGCTCGGTCTTCGATTATTTGGGAATATTTACGCCGGCGAAGTTATGCTTGCCCTGATTGCAAACACTGTAACCCATGGATTCTTTATCATCCTCCTAGCTTCCGTGCCAATGTTAATCTGGCAGGCATTTTGTATTTTTATCGGTACAATTCAAGCATATATCTTTGTCACACTTACAATGGTTTATATTGCACATAGATTAACCTAA
- a CDS encoding CGCGG family rSAM-modified RiPP protein, which produces MNKDWTKDLEHDEYEQDIDLIIKDALEAVEETASGRFVNLVTSSHFGNPTDYLQPLIEEMYPDMVRIKFIDQCGCGGYVLRVWKN; this is translated from the coding sequence ATGAATAAGGATTGGACAAAAGATCTGGAACACGACGAATATGAACAGGATATTGACCTAATAATAAAGGACGCATTAGAGGCGGTGGAGGAAACAGCTTCCGGCCGTTTTGTAAACCTTGTGACATCTTCACATTTTGGAAATCCTACTGATTATTTACAGCCTTTAATTGAGGAAATGTATCCAGATATGGTAAGGATTAAATTCATTGACCAATGTGGATGTGGGGGATATGTACTGCGGGTTTGGAAGAATTAA
- a CDS encoding hemolysin family protein, with the protein MDIFNLVIIAILIALTAFFVTSEFAIVKIRSSRIDQLIEEGNSKAVSAKRVISNLDEYLSACQLGITITALGLGWIGESTIEHMLGPLFQRLNVPESATQILSIGIAFATITFLHVVVGELAPKTLAIQKAELITLLVSRPLILFYKIMYPFIWVLNGSARIVSSMFGLKPVSENEIAHTEEELRIILSESYKSGEINQSEFKYVNKIFEFDNRIAKEIMVPRTEMVSLSKDDSLETFLEVLREEKFTRYPVIDGDKDHIIGLINIKEVMTDLIGNENLSSQTLESYSRPIIRVIETIPIHDLLVKMQKDRVHMAILMDEYGGTSGLVTVEDILEEIVGEIRDEFDMDEIPEIRKIKENHYIIDSKVLVTEVNDLLGVEIDDEDVDTIGGWILTENYEAKEGDIIHHDSYTFKILDMEEHHIKYLEVTKNVHNEETITPKIAVSKSEVLS; encoded by the coding sequence TTGGACATATTTAACTTGGTTATTATAGCCATTTTAATTGCCTTAACTGCTTTTTTTGTAACTTCGGAATTTGCTATTGTTAAAATTAGAAGTTCGAGAATCGATCAGTTAATAGAGGAAGGAAATTCGAAGGCTGTTTCCGCAAAAAGGGTCATTTCAAACCTTGATGAATATCTGTCTGCCTGTCAATTAGGTATAACGATAACGGCCTTGGGTTTAGGTTGGATAGGGGAATCAACCATTGAGCATATGCTTGGGCCTCTCTTTCAAAGGCTAAACGTTCCTGAGAGTGCAACGCAAATATTATCAATTGGAATAGCATTTGCGACCATTACGTTTTTACATGTGGTCGTTGGCGAGCTCGCACCCAAAACACTGGCCATTCAAAAGGCTGAACTAATTACGCTACTTGTCTCACGCCCGCTTATCCTATTTTATAAAATTATGTACCCATTTATTTGGGTTCTTAATGGGTCTGCTCGGATTGTTTCAAGTATGTTTGGGTTAAAGCCTGTTTCCGAAAATGAAATTGCCCATACAGAGGAAGAGCTTCGAATTATCCTATCTGAAAGCTATAAAAGTGGTGAAATTAACCAATCAGAGTTTAAGTATGTAAATAAAATCTTTGAATTTGATAATCGTATCGCAAAGGAAATCATGGTTCCACGAACAGAAATGGTTTCATTGTCAAAGGATGATTCATTAGAAACTTTTCTAGAGGTTTTACGTGAAGAAAAGTTTACACGATATCCTGTTATTGATGGCGATAAGGATCATATCATAGGCCTTATCAATATCAAAGAAGTTATGACTGATTTAATTGGTAATGAAAATTTATCATCTCAAACACTAGAAAGCTATTCGCGGCCAATTATTAGAGTAATAGAAACGATACCCATTCATGATTTGTTAGTAAAAATGCAAAAAGACCGTGTGCATATGGCCATCTTAATGGACGAATATGGTGGGACTTCAGGGCTTGTTACGGTTGAAGATATCCTTGAAGAAATCGTTGGCGAGATCCGTGATGAATTCGATATGGATGAAATTCCAGAAATCCGCAAAATCAAAGAAAATCATTATATTATTGACTCTAAAGTATTAGTAACAGAAGTGAATGATTTATTAGGTGTAGAAATTGATGATGAAGATGTAGATACCATTGGCGGCTGGATTTTAACCGAAAATTATGAGGCCAAAGAAGGCGACATCATTCACCATGATTCATATACCTTTAAAATCCTTGATATGGAAGAACATCATATTAAATATTTGGAAGTTACAAAAAATGTTCATAATGAAGAAACAATAACCCCGAAAATTGCTGTATCCAAATCAGAGGTATTATCGTAA
- a CDS encoding MerR family transcriptional regulator produces the protein MGEIAKRADVSKRTIDYYTSIGLLKAQRSKSNYRIYSDESLEDLKFIEECKSLHFPLDEIRRKLEMRKSINIRESEVEKHVSAVTQQMKQLHSDLFDLQPILEKLDDQQKEKLTNNLSLLRTALMNSLLNVTS, from the coding sequence ATTGGTGAAATAGCAAAAAGAGCTGATGTTTCAAAACGAACAATTGACTATTATACGTCTATTGGTTTATTGAAGGCACAACGCTCTAAGTCAAATTACCGCATTTATTCGGATGAATCATTGGAGGATTTAAAGTTTATTGAGGAATGCAAGAGTCTGCACTTTCCATTAGACGAGATTAGAAGAAAGCTAGAAATGCGTAAATCCATAAACATTCGTGAATCAGAGGTAGAAAAACATGTAAGTGCTGTTACACAGCAAATGAAGCAGCTTCATAGCGACTTATTTGATCTTCAACCTATTCTGGAAAAATTGGATGATCAACAAAAAGAGAAGCTAACCAACAATCTTAGCTTGCTGCGTACAGCGCTCATGAATTCCCTTCTGAATGTCACGAGTTAA
- a CDS encoding hemolysin family protein, translating to MIWINVFIIAILIALTAFFVASEFAIVRVRTTRIDQLVSEGHKKAEAARKVISNMDGYLSATQVGITITSLILGWRGESTIREILEPIFSWVHIPLSLEPIIATFLAFAIITFFNVVIGELAPKTFAIQKAEEIILLFAGPLILFYKVLYPFIWILNRSARTITGLFGIKPASEQDLVMSEEELRMILSQSYESGEINQSEYKYMNRIFEFDDRIAKEIMVPRTEVVTLSKTAKMDEIIETIKQEKYTRYPLIDGDKDNILGIVNIKEVLTDCIEQKCLGEEPLIPYLKPVIHVIETIPIKELLVKLQKNRTHLAVLSDEYGGTAGIVTVEDILEEIVGEIRDEFDMDELPLIQKKENDHFILDGKVLIGEVNDLLGTTLEEDDVDTIGGWFLTQKFDVHKGDTIETDGYLFQIKEIEGHHIVYIEVKKIASPD from the coding sequence ATGATTTGGATAAATGTTTTCATTATAGCTATATTAATTGCCTTAACTGCTTTTTTCGTAGCATCAGAATTTGCCATCGTAAGGGTAAGAACAACGCGAATCGATCAATTAGTATCTGAAGGACATAAAAAGGCTGAAGCGGCAAGAAAGGTAATTTCTAATATGGATGGGTACCTTTCCGCCACACAAGTAGGCATCACCATTACTTCCTTAATCTTAGGTTGGCGGGGTGAGTCTACTATCCGAGAGATTTTGGAACCAATCTTTTCATGGGTTCATATTCCGTTATCTTTGGAACCCATTATTGCAACGTTTCTGGCATTTGCCATTATTACTTTCTTCAATGTAGTCATTGGTGAATTAGCGCCAAAAACATTTGCCATTCAAAAGGCTGAAGAAATCATTTTGTTATTCGCTGGGCCATTAATTCTTTTTTACAAAGTTTTGTATCCGTTTATTTGGATTCTTAATCGGTCTGCTCGAACCATTACAGGACTATTCGGAATCAAACCTGCTTCTGAACAAGATCTTGTCATGTCTGAGGAAGAATTGCGGATGATCCTGTCCCAAAGCTATGAGAGCGGAGAAATCAATCAATCTGAGTATAAGTATATGAATCGAATATTTGAGTTCGATGATCGGATTGCCAAAGAAATTATGGTGCCAAGAACTGAAGTTGTTACGCTATCTAAAACGGCCAAAATGGACGAAATCATCGAAACCATTAAGCAGGAAAAGTATACGAGATATCCTCTAATCGATGGTGATAAAGATAATATTTTGGGTATTGTCAATATTAAAGAGGTTTTAACAGATTGTATTGAGCAAAAATGTCTCGGTGAAGAACCACTTATCCCCTATTTAAAGCCTGTGATTCATGTGATTGAAACGATACCCATTAAAGAGCTTTTAGTGAAGCTGCAAAAAAACCGAACACATTTAGCTGTTTTATCAGATGAGTATGGCGGTACAGCAGGAATTGTTACGGTCGAAGACATTCTTGAAGAAATTGTCGGTGAAATACGTGACGAGTTTGATATGGATGAACTTCCTCTGATCCAGAAAAAAGAAAATGACCATTTCATTTTGGATGGAAAAGTCTTGATTGGTGAAGTAAATGACCTCCTTGGTACTACACTTGAAGAGGATGATGTCGATACAATTGGCGGTTGGTTCCTGACACAAAAGTTTGACGTCCATAAAGGTGATACCATTGAAACGGACGGATACCTGTTTCAAATAAAGGAAATCGAAGGACACCATATCGTATACATTGAAGTTAAAAAAATAGCGTCTCCTGATTAG
- a CDS encoding GNAT family protein, which produces MFTLKVDHEIELQLFQQHHALQLYQLVEENREHLREWMPWVDSMTSPYQFESIIPVWLSQFAENSGMNVGILYKGELVGSLGLHQIDWYNSMASIGYYLARNAEGHGIITRSVQALLNYAFFQLRLNRIEIRCGVKNKKSRAIPERLGFVKEGKLRDGEQLNGSFHDLIVYSMLSRDWDTFTVKR; this is translated from the coding sequence ATGTTTACATTAAAGGTTGATCATGAAATTGAACTTCAACTATTTCAACAGCATCATGCCCTACAGCTATATCAGCTCGTGGAGGAAAATCGGGAGCACTTACGCGAATGGATGCCATGGGTGGATAGCATGACTTCCCCCTATCAATTTGAGTCGATTATTCCAGTATGGCTTTCACAATTTGCTGAAAATAGTGGAATGAACGTTGGGATTCTTTACAAAGGGGAACTTGTTGGCTCATTGGGATTACATCAAATTGATTGGTATAACAGCATGGCTAGCATCGGCTATTATCTTGCCAGAAATGCGGAGGGGCATGGAATAATCACACGTTCTGTTCAAGCACTTTTAAATTATGCCTTTTTCCAATTACGATTAAACCGAATCGAAATACGTTGCGGGGTAAAAAACAAGAAAAGCAGGGCAATCCCTGAAAGACTTGGATTTGTAAAAGAGGGGAAACTTCGAGACGGAGAACAATTAAATGGTTCTTTCCATGATTTAATTGTCTATAGCATGTTGTCCCGGGACTGGGATACATTCACAGTTAAGCGTTAG
- a CDS encoding histidine kinase N-terminal domain-containing protein, translating to MFTGEQTDLIVFFNQNKETLVQEWENAIVVNQGDPYKMKIRENGEALLNVLFSMHLKSKQELLEILEKLAIEVSEERVLADINIGDFVYNVNLGRTILYSNLGKSGISWSDMQEAINMVNFCFDKFLYFAVSHFSEAKNKIIEEKTLFIDSTHQDRLTLLGQMTSSFIHEFRNPLTSVQGFIQLLKGDFPNMRYLDIISSELDQLNFRISQFLLLSKKELIGKEKVHFQLNQLIDEVLNFLYPSILDSKVKIIKNLRDDFTLNGYADEIRQVFINIVFNAIDVLNHHEVANPTIEINSSIDPNGKIKISISNNGPIIPAELQKTIFEPFFTTKKLGTGLGLFVCNEIIEKHKGDLTCDSVLDKTTFSIYLPMI from the coding sequence ATGTTTACGGGAGAACAAACGGATTTAATCGTTTTTTTTAATCAAAACAAGGAGACCTTAGTGCAAGAATGGGAAAATGCTATTGTGGTCAATCAAGGAGATCCCTATAAAATGAAAATTCGTGAAAACGGGGAAGCTTTATTAAATGTGCTATTTTCGATGCATTTGAAATCAAAACAAGAGCTCCTAGAAATTCTTGAAAAACTTGCGATAGAGGTATCTGAGGAAAGAGTTTTAGCCGATATTAACATTGGTGACTTTGTCTATAATGTAAATTTGGGCAGAACGATTCTATACAGCAATTTAGGTAAATCTGGAATATCATGGTCCGACATGCAGGAAGCGATCAATATGGTCAATTTTTGCTTCGATAAATTTCTCTATTTTGCCGTATCTCATTTTTCGGAAGCAAAAAATAAAATCATCGAAGAAAAAACACTGTTCATTGACTCCACACACCAAGACCGGTTGACCCTTCTTGGTCAAATGACTTCAAGCTTTATTCATGAATTTAGAAATCCACTTACATCTGTACAGGGATTTATTCAATTACTTAAGGGTGATTTTCCTAACATGAGATATTTGGATATCATTTCGAGTGAGTTAGATCAACTAAATTTTCGAATATCACAGTTCTTATTACTTTCAAAGAAGGAATTAATTGGGAAGGAAAAGGTTCACTTTCAGCTAAATCAGCTAATTGACGAGGTATTAAACTTCCTTTATCCAAGTATTTTAGACAGCAAAGTAAAAATTATTAAAAATTTACGGGATGACTTCACTCTAAATGGCTATGCTGATGAAATTAGGCAAGTTTTCATCAATATCGTTTTTAACGCAATTGATGTACTTAACCATCATGAAGTAGCTAATCCCACTATCGAGATCAATAGCAGTATAGACCCGAACGGGAAAATTAAAATTAGTATTTCCAATAATGGTCCAATAATCCCTGCAGAATTGCAAAAGACCATTTTTGAACCCTTTTTCACAACTAAAAAACTAGGGACAGGATTAGGATTATTTGTATGTAATGAAATAATCGAAAAGCATAAAGGGGATTTAACCTGTGACTCCGTCCTGGATAAAACCACCTTTTCAATATACCTGCCCATGATCTAA
- the thiT gene encoding energy-coupled thiamine transporter ThiT translates to MNKKKSNTLFITEVAVFSALAFLLDMAAELLSLKIWPQGGSVSIAMVPIFLMAYRWGIKGGLLTGFLLGVLQVVLGFGKIYFVVQGLLDYFIAFTVVGLAGIFAGQIRKSLHNGDKGKWISYVVLGAFIGSLLRYLCHVIAGAVFFGEYAPKGQPVVIYSLLYNGTYMLPSFIISAIIIILVISAMPKKTFLQGH, encoded by the coding sequence ATGAACAAAAAGAAGAGTAACACTCTTTTTATTACGGAGGTAGCTGTTTTTTCAGCACTTGCCTTCTTATTGGACATGGCGGCAGAATTACTTTCGCTAAAAATTTGGCCACAGGGTGGTTCGGTTTCGATTGCCATGGTTCCAATATTTCTAATGGCGTACCGCTGGGGCATAAAAGGTGGTCTCTTAACGGGATTTTTACTTGGGGTGTTACAGGTTGTCCTGGGGTTCGGCAAAATTTATTTCGTTGTACAGGGTTTACTTGATTACTTTATTGCTTTTACGGTGGTAGGTTTAGCCGGTATCTTTGCGGGGCAGATTAGGAAATCTCTTCATAATGGTGATAAAGGTAAATGGATTTCCTATGTTGTTTTGGGAGCCTTTATCGGAAGTTTGCTGCGTTATTTATGTCATGTTATTGCCGGGGCAGTCTTTTTCGGCGAATATGCACCAAAGGGTCAGCCAGTAGTGATCTACTCCTTGCTTTATAATGGAACATATATGCTCCCAAGCTTTATTATTAGTGCCATTATTATCATTCTTGTTATAAGCGCGATGCCAAAGAAAACTTTTTTACAAGGTCATTAA
- a CDS encoding FeoA family protein, with product MFGSLKAGDKGKIIDISHVGRLVQRRLLDLGITEGSEVCVKCVMPFGGPIMIESCGQCVGIRRKEAVQIEVERI from the coding sequence ATGTTCGGTTCTTTAAAAGCAGGAGATAAGGGGAAAATCATAGATATTTCACATGTTGGTCGCCTAGTTCAAAGACGCTTGCTTGACTTAGGTATTACGGAAGGCTCAGAAGTGTGCGTGAAGTGTGTCATGCCCTTTGGCGGCCCGATTATGATTGAATCGTGTGGACAATGCGTCGGCATTCGCCGTAAAGAGGCAGTTCAGATTGAAGTGGAGAGAATATAA